In one Mangrovibacterium diazotrophicum genomic region, the following are encoded:
- the gcvT gene encoding glycine cleavage system aminomethyltransferase GcvT gives MKTTAFNQIHKNSGGKMVEFAGYEMPVEFAGIKTEHMAVRENVGVFDVSHMGEFWVKGPHAAELVQYITTNDISVLTPGQAQYSSFPNGKGGIVDDLLVYYYEPEKYMLVVNAANIDKDWAWVVSQNKFGAELENASDSISQLAIQGPNATAVMQKLTSVKLTDLKYYTFTTDEFAGVADVIISATGYTGAGGYELYFYNKDAETIYNAIFEAGAEFNIQPIGLGARDTLRLEMGYCLYGNDIDDTTSPIEAGLGWITKFNDRNDFINKDLFLMQKTEGVSRKLRGFEMIDRGIPRHGYELFDEAGNKIGEVTSGTQSPSLNQGIGMGYIAKEYSAIGTEIYVGVRNKKLKAKIVKVPFLN, from the coding sequence ATGAAAACCACAGCTTTCAATCAAATTCATAAAAACTCAGGTGGAAAAATGGTCGAATTTGCAGGATACGAAATGCCTGTCGAATTTGCCGGGATTAAAACAGAACACATGGCTGTTCGCGAAAACGTTGGTGTTTTCGATGTTTCGCACATGGGTGAATTTTGGGTGAAGGGGCCTCATGCTGCAGAACTGGTGCAGTACATTACAACCAACGACATTTCGGTTTTGACACCGGGACAAGCGCAATATTCTAGCTTCCCAAATGGCAAAGGCGGAATTGTTGACGATTTGCTGGTTTACTATTACGAGCCCGAGAAATATATGCTTGTGGTGAATGCGGCGAACATTGACAAGGACTGGGCATGGGTTGTTTCTCAAAATAAATTCGGTGCCGAATTGGAAAATGCTTCTGATTCAATCAGCCAGTTGGCAATCCAGGGGCCGAATGCAACAGCTGTTATGCAGAAATTAACGTCAGTGAAATTGACTGACTTAAAATATTACACGTTTACAACAGACGAATTCGCGGGAGTTGCCGATGTAATCATTTCAGCAACCGGTTACACGGGCGCGGGTGGTTACGAACTGTATTTTTATAACAAAGATGCAGAAACCATTTACAACGCCATTTTCGAAGCCGGTGCCGAGTTCAATATTCAGCCAATTGGCTTGGGGGCGCGCGACACCTTGCGCCTGGAGATGGGCTATTGCCTGTACGGAAATGATATTGACGATACAACCTCGCCAATTGAAGCCGGTTTGGGATGGATTACCAAGTTTAATGACCGGAATGATTTCATCAACAAAGACTTGTTCCTGATGCAAAAAACGGAGGGAGTTAGTCGTAAATTGAGAGGCTTCGAAATGATTGATCGCGGTATTCCCCGTCATGGCTACGAGTTGTTTGATGAGGCTGGTAACAAAATCGGAGAAGTAACTTCGGGCACCCAGTCGCCCTCATTGAATCAAGGTATTGGAATGGGCTACATTGCCAAAGAATACTCAGCCATTGGAACAGAAATTTATGTCGGCGTTCGTAACAAGAAACTGAAAGCGAAAATTG
- a CDS encoding Hpt domain-containing protein, whose amino-acid sequence MEDQKITSLAYLDEVTGGDPEITKEFIEMFFEQIVEFKTGLREYLSQKLYKELGELAHKAKSSVMTFGMNDLGMHLKQLQLKTQKLEEIDSYEDHVVEFETLIDQAQKELTEVLEKIEKETL is encoded by the coding sequence ATGGAAGATCAAAAAATAACCAGTTTGGCTTATTTGGATGAGGTGACTGGCGGAGATCCGGAAATTACCAAAGAATTCATTGAAATGTTCTTCGAACAAATCGTTGAATTTAAAACCGGACTCAGAGAATACTTATCGCAAAAGCTATACAAAGAATTAGGGGAACTGGCTCACAAAGCCAAGTCGTCGGTCATGACTTTCGGCATGAATGATTTGGGAATGCATTTGAAGCAGCTGCAGTTAAAAACCCAAAAACTGGAAGAAATTGATAGCTATGAAGATCATGTTGTCGAGTTTGAGACGCTGATCGATCAAGCCCAAAAAGAACTGACAGAAGTTTTAGAAAAAATAGAAAAAGAGACACTTTAA
- the clpB gene encoding ATP-dependent chaperone ClpB, translated as MNFNNFTIKSQEALQHAFEVAQGKQQQAIESGHILKGLLHAAENISGFLLKKLGVNVPVFQQALDRVVDGYPKVTGGEQYLSSTANKVLQKALEHSKKMGDQFVSVEHILLGLLDGGDTIASMLKDNGVNRKDLEAAINELRKGAKVESQTAEDQFNSLSRFAINLNERARSGKLDPVIGRDDEIRRVLQILSRRTKNNPVLIGEPGTGKTAIAEGLAHRIVRGDVPENLKSKQLFSLDMGALIAGAKYKGEFEERLKAVVNEVIKSDGEVILFIDEIHTLVGAGKGEGAMDAANILKPALARGELRSIGATTLDEYQKYFEKDKALERRFQIVMVNEPDTLSAISILRGLKERYESHHKVRIKDNAIIAAVELSQRYISDRFLPDKAIDLMDEAAAKLRLEMDSVPEELDEIERKIKQLEIEREAIKREKDESKLAVLNEEIANLKEEQSRYRAQWEMEKSVIDGIQQNKTDIENFKFEADQAERSGDYGKVAEIRYGKIKEAEAEIERLQKELQEIQGDSLIKEEVDSEDIAEVVARWTGIPVSKMLQSEREKLLHLEEELHNRVIGQDEAIRAVADAVRRSRAGLQDEKRPIGSFIFLGTTGVGKTELAKALAEYLFDDENMMTRIDMSEYQEKFSVTRLIGSPPGYVGYDEGGQLTEAVRRKPYSVVLFDEIEKAHPDVFNVLLQVLDDGRLTDNKGRLVNFKNTIIIMTSNLGSHLIQEGFERMNDSNRVEVFEQTRAQVMNLLRKTIRPEFLNRIDETIMFTPLGREDMKGIVRIQFNRIIKRLGNQNIRISISDEAVQWLATVGYDPQFGARPVNRLLQKYVLNELSKEILSGKVSADQEIQIDLKDEDLVFRTV; from the coding sequence ATGAACTTTAATAATTTCACAATTAAATCGCAGGAAGCTCTGCAGCATGCTTTCGAAGTAGCGCAGGGCAAGCAGCAGCAAGCTATAGAAAGCGGACATATATTAAAAGGCTTGCTTCACGCAGCAGAAAATATTTCGGGATTCCTTTTGAAAAAACTGGGGGTTAATGTTCCGGTTTTTCAACAGGCACTCGATCGTGTTGTCGACGGCTATCCGAAAGTGACCGGTGGTGAACAATATTTATCGTCGACTGCAAACAAGGTTTTGCAAAAGGCACTGGAGCATTCTAAAAAAATGGGTGACCAGTTTGTATCGGTCGAACACATTTTATTGGGTTTGCTTGATGGGGGAGACACCATTGCCAGTATGTTGAAAGATAACGGCGTGAATCGGAAGGATCTGGAGGCTGCCATTAATGAATTGCGGAAAGGTGCAAAAGTGGAAAGCCAGACTGCCGAAGATCAGTTCAACTCGTTGAGCCGTTTTGCCATCAACCTGAACGAACGTGCCCGCAGCGGGAAGCTCGATCCGGTGATCGGTCGTGATGACGAGATTCGGCGGGTTTTGCAAATCTTGTCGCGCCGTACGAAAAACAACCCGGTACTTATTGGAGAACCAGGTACCGGTAAAACGGCTATTGCTGAAGGTTTGGCTCACCGCATTGTGCGCGGTGACGTTCCCGAAAACCTGAAGTCGAAACAGCTTTTCTCTTTGGATATGGGAGCGTTGATCGCCGGAGCCAAATACAAAGGTGAGTTTGAGGAACGTTTGAAGGCGGTCGTTAATGAGGTAATCAAATCCGATGGAGAGGTGATCCTGTTTATCGATGAAATTCACACGCTGGTTGGCGCCGGGAAAGGCGAGGGAGCAATGGATGCTGCCAATATTCTGAAGCCTGCGTTGGCCAGAGGCGAGTTGCGTTCGATTGGTGCAACTACGCTGGATGAGTATCAAAAATACTTTGAAAAGGACAAAGCCTTGGAGCGTCGTTTCCAGATAGTAATGGTGAACGAACCAGACACGTTGAGCGCGATTTCCATTTTGCGTGGTTTGAAAGAACGTTACGAATCGCACCACAAAGTTCGGATTAAGGATAATGCGATTATCGCAGCGGTTGAATTGTCGCAACGCTATATTTCGGATCGTTTCCTGCCGGATAAAGCCATTGACCTGATGGACGAGGCTGCGGCTAAGTTGCGTTTGGAGATGGACTCAGTACCGGAAGAACTGGACGAAATCGAACGTAAAATCAAGCAACTCGAAATTGAACGTGAGGCCATTAAACGCGAAAAGGACGAGTCAAAGCTAGCTGTGCTGAATGAGGAGATTGCGAACCTGAAGGAAGAGCAGTCGCGTTACCGCGCTCAATGGGAAATGGAGAAATCGGTGATCGATGGCATTCAGCAGAACAAAACGGATATCGAAAACTTCAAGTTTGAAGCCGATCAGGCAGAACGTTCGGGCGATTACGGAAAAGTAGCTGAAATTCGCTATGGCAAAATCAAAGAAGCTGAAGCTGAAATCGAGCGCCTTCAAAAAGAGTTGCAGGAAATTCAGGGCGATTCATTGATTAAGGAAGAAGTCGATTCTGAAGATATTGCAGAAGTTGTTGCACGTTGGACCGGTATTCCTGTGAGCAAAATGCTTCAAAGCGAACGCGAAAAGTTACTTCACCTGGAAGAAGAGCTTCATAATCGGGTGATTGGCCAGGATGAAGCAATTCGTGCAGTTGCTGATGCAGTTCGTAGGAGTCGTGCCGGTTTGCAGGACGAAAAGCGACCGATTGGATCATTTATTTTTCTTGGAACAACCGGTGTTGGTAAAACCGAGCTGGCAAAAGCCCTGGCTGAATACCTGTTCGACGACGAAAATATGATGACACGGATCGACATGTCGGAGTACCAGGAAAAATTCTCGGTAACCCGTTTGATTGGTTCGCCTCCGGGATATGTTGGCTACGACGAAGGAGGTCAGCTGACTGAAGCTGTTCGGCGTAAACCATACTCGGTTGTGTTGTTCGACGAAATTGAAAAAGCGCATCCCGATGTGTTTAATGTGCTGCTCCAGGTATTGGACGACGGCCGTTTGACTGACAATAAAGGGCGTTTGGTGAATTTCAAGAACACCATTATTATCATGACTTCGAATCTTGGATCTCATCTGATCCAGGAGGGATTTGAACGAATGAATGACAGTAACCGGGTGGAGGTTTTTGAACAAACACGGGCGCAGGTGATGAACCTTTTACGGAAAACCATCCGGCCGGAATTCCTGAACCGGATTGACGAAACAATCATGTTTACGCCACTTGGGCGTGAGGACATGAAAGGAATTGTTCGGATTCAGTTTAACCGGATCATTAAACGATTGGGCAATCAAAATATCCGAATCAGTATTTCGGATGAAGCAGTTCAATGGCTGGCAACGGTTGGATACGATCCGCAGTTTGGAGCTCGACCGGTGAACCGGTTATTGCAGAAATACGTGCTGAATGAGTTGTCGAAAGAGATCTTGTCCGGTAAGGTTTCGGCCGATCAGGAAATACAGATCGATTTGAAAGACGAGGATTTGGTTTTTAGAACAGTATAA
- the ppdK gene encoding pyruvate, phosphate dikinase, protein MAKYVYTFGNGKAEGKADMKNLLGGKGANLAEMNLIGVPVPPGFTITTEVCTIYNQEGRDAAVAAIKPEVEKAVALIEELTATKFGDKDNPCLVSVRSGARVSMPGMMDTVLNLGLNDLAVQGVAKKSGNERFAWDSYRRFVQMYGDVVLGMKPESKEDIDPFEAIMDSLKEDKGIELDTDFSTEDLQQLVVLFKQAVLKVTGKSFPDDPWEQLWGAVYAVFDSWMNDRAIYYRKLNAIPAEWGTAVNVQAMVFGNMGNSSATGVAFTRDAGTGEDIFNGEYLINAQGEDVVAGIRTPQQITLEGSKRWAELAGIDEELRKSHFPSLEETMPGLYAELNSVQEKLEDHYRDMQDLEFTIQEGKLWLLQTRNGKRTGAAMVKIAVDMLEQGMIDKKTALKRIEPNKLDELLHPVFDKEAMKRATILAKGLPASPGAATGQIVFFADEASKYESSVLVRIETSPEDLEGMNIARGILTARGGMTSHAAVVARGMGKCCVSGAGTVRIDYRARTMTVSGKVLKEGDWISLNGSTGEVCEGKVATQNPDLGGDFGKIMDLADEFTRMTVRTNADTPHDAQVASKFGAKGIGLCRTEHMFFEGERIKAMREMILANNTADREKALAKLLPYQRSDFEGIFEAMAGYGVTVRLLDPPLHEFVPHNASAQQELAEEMGITMDAILSKIEDLSEFNPMLGHRGCRLGITYPEITAMQARAIIEAALNLKKKGIDAKPEIMVPLVGTIAELKNQAAIIRQTAEKVFEEKGDKIDFLLGTMIEIPRAALTADLIAEEAEFFSFGTNDLTQMTFGYSRDDAGKFLPDYLDKGILKNDPFQVLDQTGVGQLVKMGVEKGRSSKPKLKVGICGEHGGEPSSVMFCDSVGLDYVSCSPYRVPIARVAAALANIS, encoded by the coding sequence ATGGCAAAATACGTTTATACTTTTGGAAACGGAAAAGCCGAAGGAAAGGCAGATATGAAGAATCTGCTGGGTGGAAAAGGAGCGAATTTAGCAGAGATGAACCTAATCGGTGTTCCAGTGCCTCCGGGCTTTACAATCACAACCGAAGTTTGCACAATTTACAATCAAGAGGGCCGGGATGCTGCCGTTGCAGCCATTAAGCCCGAAGTTGAAAAAGCCGTAGCCCTCATTGAAGAACTGACCGCTACAAAATTTGGAGATAAAGATAATCCCTGTTTAGTTTCTGTACGATCCGGTGCGCGGGTTTCCATGCCCGGGATGATGGACACTGTTTTGAACCTCGGGTTGAATGACCTCGCAGTTCAGGGTGTTGCCAAGAAGTCGGGCAACGAACGTTTCGCCTGGGACTCATACCGCCGCTTCGTACAAATGTACGGCGACGTGGTTTTAGGGATGAAACCGGAAAGTAAAGAAGACATCGATCCGTTTGAGGCGATCATGGATTCGCTGAAAGAAGATAAAGGCATTGAACTCGATACTGATTTTTCAACCGAAGACCTGCAGCAACTGGTTGTTCTGTTTAAGCAAGCTGTTTTAAAAGTAACCGGCAAAAGCTTCCCCGACGATCCCTGGGAACAACTATGGGGAGCCGTTTACGCTGTATTCGACAGTTGGATGAACGACCGTGCCATCTATTACCGCAAGTTAAACGCGATCCCGGCTGAATGGGGAACAGCGGTTAACGTGCAGGCGATGGTATTCGGCAACATGGGTAACTCGTCAGCTACGGGAGTTGCGTTTACCCGCGATGCCGGAACCGGTGAAGATATTTTCAATGGTGAATACCTGATAAACGCACAGGGTGAAGACGTTGTGGCCGGTATCCGTACGCCACAGCAGATTACCTTGGAAGGAAGTAAACGTTGGGCAGAATTGGCTGGCATTGATGAAGAACTACGCAAATCACATTTCCCCTCACTGGAAGAAACCATGCCCGGACTTTACGCCGAACTAAATTCGGTTCAGGAAAAACTAGAAGATCATTACCGTGACATGCAGGATCTGGAATTTACCATCCAGGAAGGCAAATTATGGCTGCTTCAAACTCGCAACGGGAAACGTACAGGAGCAGCCATGGTCAAAATTGCCGTCGACATGCTGGAGCAAGGAATGATCGATAAAAAAACAGCCTTGAAACGTATTGAGCCCAACAAACTCGACGAATTATTGCACCCTGTTTTCGACAAGGAAGCCATGAAACGTGCTACAATCCTGGCCAAAGGTCTTCCGGCATCTCCGGGCGCTGCAACCGGCCAAATCGTGTTCTTCGCCGATGAAGCATCGAAATACGAATCGTCAGTCCTGGTTCGTATCGAAACCTCACCCGAAGATTTGGAAGGGATGAACATTGCCCGCGGCATTTTGACCGCCCGTGGAGGGATGACCTCACACGCTGCGGTCGTAGCCCGTGGAATGGGTAAATGCTGCGTTTCGGGTGCCGGCACAGTTCGCATCGACTATCGAGCCCGCACCATGACTGTTTCCGGGAAAGTTTTAAAAGAAGGTGACTGGATCTCGCTGAACGGCTCTACCGGAGAAGTTTGCGAAGGTAAAGTGGCTACTCAAAATCCGGATCTGGGAGGCGATTTCGGAAAAATCATGGATTTGGCTGATGAGTTTACCAGGATGACTGTTCGCACCAATGCCGATACACCACACGATGCTCAAGTTGCCAGCAAGTTCGGCGCAAAAGGTATTGGGCTTTGCCGTACCGAGCACATGTTCTTCGAAGGAGAACGCATAAAGGCAATGCGCGAAATGATTTTGGCAAACAATACTGCCGACCGTGAAAAAGCTTTAGCCAAACTGCTGCCTTACCAAAGAAGCGACTTCGAGGGTATTTTCGAAGCGATGGCTGGTTACGGTGTTACCGTTCGTTTACTCGACCCTCCATTGCACGAGTTTGTTCCGCACAACGCATCTGCTCAACAGGAATTAGCAGAAGAAATGGGTATTACAATGGACGCCATTTTATCGAAGATTGAAGACCTGTCCGAATTCAACCCGATGCTTGGCCACCGTGGTTGCCGTTTGGGAATCACCTACCCGGAAATTACAGCCATGCAGGCCAGAGCTATTATTGAAGCTGCACTTAACCTGAAGAAAAAAGGAATCGACGCCAAACCTGAAATTATGGTTCCGCTGGTTGGTACCATCGCTGAGCTGAAAAACCAGGCTGCGATTATCCGTCAGACTGCAGAAAAAGTCTTCGAAGAAAAAGGCGATAAAATTGACTTCCTGCTGGGAACAATGATCGAGATTCCGCGTGCTGCACTAACCGCTGACCTGATTGCAGAAGAAGCAGAATTCTTCTCTTTCGGCACAAACGACCTCACGCAAATGACTTTCGGTTATTCTCGCGACGACGCCGGCAAATTCTTACCGGACTACCTCGACAAAGGAATTCTGAAAAATGATCCGTTCCAGGTGCTCGACCAAACCGGTGTCGGTCAGCTGGTAAAAATGGGAGTTGAAAAAGGACGTTCATCCAAACCAAAACTGAAAGTAGGCATTTGCGGCGAACACGGTGGTGAACCTAGTTCCGTGATGTTCTGCGACAGTGTTGGGCTCGACTACGTAAGCTGCTCACCTTATCGCGTACCGATTGCTCGGGTTGCCGCAGCTCTGGCAAACATTTCTTAG
- a CDS encoding OsmC family protein, with translation MKINKAHATWEGNLKKGTGEMGFEESKTNFPFSFKSRFEEGEGANPEMLIGAAHAGCFSMAFSNMLSEAGYEPEKVATTAEVKLDSVDGGFRITGSHLVVQAVVPGISEEKFFEIAEQAKVGCPVSQALSAIDVSMEATLL, from the coding sequence ATGAAAATCAATAAAGCACATGCAACTTGGGAAGGGAATTTGAAAAAAGGTACAGGTGAAATGGGATTCGAAGAAAGTAAAACCAATTTCCCGTTCAGTTTTAAATCTCGATTTGAGGAAGGGGAAGGAGCGAACCCTGAAATGTTGATCGGTGCTGCTCATGCAGGCTGTTTCTCGATGGCTTTCTCAAACATGCTCAGCGAGGCAGGTTACGAACCTGAAAAAGTAGCAACAACGGCCGAAGTCAAGCTGGATTCAGTAGATGGTGGCTTTAGAATTACCGGAAGTCACCTGGTTGTTCAGGCTGTGGTGCCGGGAATTTCAGAAGAGAAGTTTTTTGAAATTGCCGAGCAAGCAAAGGTTGGTTGCCCGGTGTCGCAAGCCTTGTCGGCCATTGATGTCAGCATGGAAGCTACCTTGCTTTGA
- the ruvX gene encoding Holliday junction resolvase RuvX gives MARILAIDFGKKRVGLAVTDPLQLIASKLTTVPSHQIFDFLKDYFQKEQVEKVIIGYPLQMNNEASEAVLYINPFLKRFQKLYPDMPLEQVDERFTSRMAFQTMIDAGLKKKDRQNKATIDAVSATIILQSYLEQKKFR, from the coding sequence GTGGCACGTATTTTAGCAATCGATTTTGGAAAGAAACGCGTTGGATTGGCAGTAACCGACCCCTTGCAACTTATTGCAAGTAAGTTAACCACTGTCCCCAGTCACCAGATTTTTGACTTTCTGAAAGATTACTTCCAGAAAGAACAGGTTGAAAAGGTGATTATCGGTTACCCGTTGCAGATGAACAATGAAGCATCGGAAGCCGTTTTGTATATCAATCCGTTTTTGAAGCGCTTCCAAAAGTTGTACCCGGACATGCCCTTAGAACAAGTAGATGAACGATTTACGTCGCGAATGGCATTCCAGACAATGATTGACGCTGGTTTAAAAAAGAAAGACAGACAGAACAAAGCAACGATTGATGCTGTTAGTGCAACAATTATTTTGCAGTCGTATTTAGAACAAAAAAAATTCAGATAA
- the def gene encoding peptide deformylase, which produces MIYPITVYGEPLLRKVAKPIDKDYPGFDQLVKDMFETMYHSDGVGLAAPQIGLSIRMFVIDASAAADEEPELEGFKKAFINPEIIEFKGDEWIMNEGCLSLPEIREDVSRPEFVKIKYYDENFVEHIEEYGGFAARVIQHEYDHLEGKLLIDYLSPLKKRMLKSRLTNITKGKVKTSYRIIIPGTKK; this is translated from the coding sequence ATGATTTACCCGATTACTGTTTACGGTGAGCCTTTGTTACGAAAAGTAGCGAAACCTATTGATAAAGATTATCCTGGCTTTGACCAATTGGTGAAAGACATGTTTGAGACCATGTACCACTCGGACGGTGTAGGACTGGCCGCTCCTCAAATCGGGTTGTCTATCCGTATGTTTGTTATTGATGCATCGGCTGCAGCCGATGAAGAACCGGAATTGGAAGGCTTCAAGAAAGCGTTCATCAATCCTGAGATTATCGAGTTTAAAGGTGACGAATGGATTATGAATGAAGGTTGCCTGAGCTTGCCGGAGATTCGCGAGGATGTTTCGAGACCGGAATTCGTAAAAATCAAATACTACGACGAAAACTTCGTTGAGCATATTGAAGAGTACGGTGGTTTTGCAGCCCGAGTCATTCAACACGAATACGACCACCTGGAAGGAAAGCTCTTAATCGACTACCTGAGCCCGTTGAAAAAACGAATGCTTAAAAGTCGACTGACCAATATCACCAAAGGAAAGGTGAAAACGAGCTACCGGATCATCATTCCCGGAACAAAAAAATAA
- a CDS encoding ComEC/Rec2 family competence protein — protein MLSRFYPLLLIPFALWIIIGLGWYAKLFSRKRYPFDLIASSLLATALVLISSVNYRIQHPPLPTSSSKEICFWATVVEKPAEKENSFQLKLRIEQAENDSLNKQTMMGWLQKSDNAAKLEAGDLLFCQSRISRIENRGNPFEFDYRDYLANQGIYFSCYLKSGKFEKAGKSHFRIRLAAEKFREKLLTILRSNLKKTESFEVISALSLGYRKELTPETRAAFVETGGMHVLAVSGLHVGLIYFFLLKLFSFLKRSHKGKWIRCCLILSILWAYALLTGLSPSVQRATLMFTFLLLAESINRTNSIYNSIAASAFALLLIDSDILFAVGFQLSYAAVLSIVYFYPLINGLVPSKNPIVKKPWQLLCVSLAAQIGTFPLSIYYFNQFPFYFWLSNFVVIPAAFVLLAGTFSLFIATPLPALQHGIAFLLEGTNSAVLIALKFISRLPGAVVSGISITPGQLTAIILAILFIILFINLKQVKFIRYALISLIAFLVIGINEKRQLFNQHRLLVYENKQAVFHFIDGRSNFILTSDTTELSPYVYSNTLTKLQLDEPQIILISDFLQLREKQLFIENDIYQFGLETYILSPENKKPKLTELRNAVENPPPSNSSNKSESEAKTLP, from the coding sequence ATGCTGTCCCGATTTTATCCACTCCTGCTCATCCCTTTTGCACTGTGGATCATCATTGGTCTGGGTTGGTATGCAAAACTATTTAGCCGAAAAAGATACCCGTTCGATCTCATCGCATCATCTTTATTGGCGACGGCGCTGGTTCTGATCTCCAGTGTCAACTATCGAATTCAACATCCGCCGCTTCCAACATCTTCTTCCAAAGAGATCTGCTTTTGGGCGACAGTTGTTGAAAAGCCAGCAGAAAAGGAAAACAGTTTTCAACTCAAACTCAGGATCGAACAAGCGGAAAACGACAGTTTGAATAAGCAAACAATGATGGGTTGGCTTCAAAAGTCGGACAATGCTGCAAAGCTGGAAGCAGGCGACCTACTTTTTTGCCAAAGTCGGATTAGCCGGATTGAAAACCGGGGAAATCCGTTTGAATTTGATTACCGCGACTATCTTGCAAATCAAGGCATTTATTTTAGCTGCTATTTGAAGTCTGGCAAATTTGAAAAAGCAGGAAAAAGCCATTTCCGGATCCGACTCGCAGCCGAAAAATTCAGGGAAAAACTCCTAACAATTCTCCGTTCTAACCTGAAAAAGACGGAAAGCTTTGAGGTAATTTCAGCACTGAGTCTGGGATACCGAAAAGAGCTGACTCCGGAAACCCGAGCCGCCTTCGTTGAAACAGGGGGCATGCATGTTTTAGCAGTCAGTGGGTTGCATGTGGGGCTGATCTACTTCTTTCTTCTCAAGCTCTTTTCATTCCTGAAACGTTCGCATAAAGGGAAATGGATTCGTTGTTGCCTGATTTTATCCATCCTTTGGGCCTACGCGCTTTTGACAGGTCTGTCGCCATCGGTGCAACGCGCCACGCTAATGTTCACTTTCTTGCTTTTAGCCGAAAGCATCAACCGGACAAATTCCATTTACAACTCCATCGCCGCCTCCGCTTTTGCACTGCTGCTAATTGATTCCGATATTCTTTTTGCAGTCGGCTTTCAGCTTTCGTATGCGGCCGTTTTGAGCATCGTCTATTTTTACCCGTTAATAAACGGCCTGGTGCCTTCAAAAAATCCTATTGTCAAAAAGCCGTGGCAGTTGCTCTGCGTGTCGCTGGCCGCACAAATCGGCACTTTCCCGCTAAGCATTTACTATTTCAACCAATTTCCGTTCTATTTCTGGCTCAGTAACTTTGTCGTCATTCCGGCGGCATTTGTCTTGTTAGCCGGAACATTTTCACTTTTTATAGCCACTCCGCTCCCGGCACTTCAACACGGAATCGCCTTTTTGCTCGAAGGAACCAACTCCGCTGTTTTAATCGCGTTGAAATTCATCAGCCGATTACCGGGTGCAGTCGTTTCGGGCATTTCAATTACACCAGGGCAATTAACGGCAATCATTCTAGCAATCTTGTTCATCATACTATTCATCAACCTAAAGCAAGTGAAGTTCATTCGATACGCACTTATATCTTTAATTGCTTTCCTTGTGATAGGCATCAACGAAAAAAGACAATTGTTCAACCAGCACCGCCTTCTGGTGTACGAGAATAAACAAGCTGTTTTTCATTTTATCGACGGTCGTTCCAACTTCATTTTAACATCAGATACCACCGAACTTTCGCCCTATGTCTATTCAAATACGTTGACGAAACTACAGTTGGATGAGCCTCAAATTATACTTATCAGTGACTTCTTGCAACTTCGGGAGAAGCAGTTGTTCATTGAAAATGACATCTATCAATTCGGCCTCGAAACCTATATTTTGTCACCTGAAAACAAAAAACCGAAACTAACCGAACTCAGAAATGCTGTCGAAAATCCACCACCTTCGAATTCCTCAAACAAAAGTGAATCAGAAGCCAAAACACTACCATAG